GGTATATTTTATTTGTGTGGTAATCGAGGAATTATGTGAATTTTCCCTCCATTCAATCCCCGTACCAACATTTCTTCCCTTTGAATTTCTTGTTCTATCTGTTGGATTTCGGGATGATTTTTCGGGAGATAGCCGTCTATAAGAGCCTGTTTTGCTTTTTTATAATGATTCAAGCTATCTTCCGGCAGCTTCTTTGATTCAATTATGGCGAGAGTGGAATAAAGCTCTGCCAGAAACAGATGCATCCCGTCTGTTTTCTTCACGCAGCGGATCAGTGAGAACAGATGCTTTCGAGCTTCTCTCCATTTTCCGTTTACAGCAAGTAGCTGTGCATAAGAAAGGCCTTGTACAAGCGTGTCATGCGAAGCGACAGTACCATACGACTGCCGGATGAATATCGCTTCTTCAATAGCAGAAAGTGCAATTTGCGTATCGCCTAGTGCAAGGTATGTCTGACCAAGATTATTTTTCAAATTTGAAATCAAATCCGCGTTTATCGGATGAAACGGTTCCAGTAATTCCAAACCATGCAGATAATGCTGCTTTGCCTTTTGATAGCGACCGTTCATGTATTCGACATAGCCCGCATAGCAATCGCAAATAGCCGTATGCCGGTTATTTTGTCCATAATCCGGCATACTCATCATGAGTTTAAGCACTTGTTCCACTGATTCCATACGCCCATATTTCGCCAGATATGCCATTGTAGTATCCATGAACAAAGTTGCCGATACAGTATCATCCAGTTTTATATTCTGGTAAATGCTTTCTATGGTATTCAGTAATTCATTATAGTAGGGTACATCTATGCCGTATAGAATACAATTTTCAAAAATGCCCTTTAGCAGATTACCGCATTTGGTAATAGAAGGAGCTGTTTCTAACAGCAAAACCTCATGCAGATATGGATGAAGCATAATCTGGTTATGCACAGTATCTTCCTGTATCCATCCATATTCGATCAAGTCATTTGTGATATTCCAGTCAGATTTCCCTTGCCACGTATGAAAAAGTATCTTCGAGATACCGTTTTGCGGCATGAGAACCATATTTCTAAGGGTATCCAACGCATCCGGCGATAACCCTTGTATTTGGAATAAGGTCTGTATATGCTGATAAAGTCTCTGTTTTTGTGACAGATTATCCTTAGTGAGAATTACCTTATTGGGATTGGAGATACTTAATCCTTCTGTCCGCAATGCCTGCAGGAAATCTTTCCCACTCATACCGGAAGCCTTTAAGGTTTTTGCCGATAATTCCACAGTCAATGTATGACGATAAATTTCCTCTATAATTTTTTCTGTTATTTCCGGTTCCTGCTGTGCATCCGGCGCATAAGCAAAGAAGAGCTGTTTCAAATCTCCTATATTCTCGATTTCATTCACAGCATAGCAAGGCACTTCTTCAATATGGCTTCTGGTTGTAACCAATACTTGAAAGTGCATAGATAAAAAAGCATGGAAAAGAAAATCTTCCTCTGGCACAGAATTAAAATTATCAAGGATCACAAGGCTTTTGTTGTCCAGATACTTGAAAAAACGATAATGATTGCGGAAACGCTCATCGTCGGACATTTCCATTGAATCATCTATAAAATCCATCTCTAAAATAGTGCGGTACAGATTCTCATGATACCGCAAATACAGCACGTTAGAATAATATTTTCCATAGCGTTTTGCATAACATTTTGCCAGTTCAGATTTCCCGATGCCCCCGATGCCTTCCAGAAAAATGCTGTGTTCCTGCTGCAGTGCTTCGTGAATTTCCTGCAATTCTTTTTCCCGTCCGACAAAAGTACGGGTTACAGAAGGTAAACGGGTATCCAGCAGGTAATCTGATAAAATCAGCTCCGAACCGGCTGTTTTTTTATTTCTCGGAAGAAAATTCCGGGACAGTGCAAATAACAAAACATCTGAAAGAAATGCGGCAGCATGGTTATAGCGAGCCGATAGTTCCTGCTTTTTCGTCTGTGATATGCTGCTGTCATTCCATAAAATACGGTAAATCTGCTCTTTCACATAGTCAGAATCAGATACATCATTCAGTATTTTGCGGATTGCGTTTTCCAATTCTGTTACGCCGATAACTGTCTGGTACAAATAAATAATATCTTTCGATACATTTCTCTGACCGCTGATAATTTTGCTTACCTCGGACTCTTCCGGCACAGTTACCGCTAGATTCGTCTGCTCAAAAGCATACCGAAACAGGCAGAAATAGTATTCCACCTGTGACATTGCGTTGATCTTGCGGTTTTCCAGTATGGTTTTTGATATGGAAGAAAAATCCAATCTGTCTCTCAAATTCAATCCGTCCTTTTTTGCCAACTCTATGCCAAGTCGCTGCCATTCAGAAAAAGGCTCCGCTTTTGTATGATAAAACTGCGGCAGGACTTCCAGAAAATTATAGCTGATATAGTAGATTTTTTCAAGAAACCGCCGCATGAACTTTGACAATCAGAGCGAGCGTGATCGGCGGTAATCATATAATGACACTCACATCTAATGGGTGAAACTCCCTGGGGTGGCCCGGCATTCAACGGCGGGTTAAGCAATTTGTTTAAGAGGAATGTGTAAGAGCATTCACCTAAGAAAACGCAGACTCGGCAGACAAGGAAAACTGTCTTGAAAAAACAGGTATAGGACAAATTTTACCAGAAATAAGATGTTTAGGGGGATTTTATGAACCAGTTAATGGAAAGCAAGCAAATAAAAGAGATCCATGTTGACAAAATGCAATTTCGTGTAATCAGTAAACATCCACAGTATTCCAGTGACACAGCGGCAAAAATGAAACGGGATATGCGCAGGGAGCTTTACCAGAT
This is a stretch of genomic DNA from Marvinbryantia formatexigens DSM 14469. It encodes these proteins:
- a CDS encoding tetratricopeptide repeat protein, which encodes MRDRLDFSSISKTILENRKINAMSQVEYYFCLFRYAFEQTNLAVTVPEESEVSKIISGQRNVSKDIIYLYQTVIGVTELENAIRKILNDVSDSDYVKEQIYRILWNDSSISQTKKQELSARYNHAAAFLSDVLLFALSRNFLPRNKKTAGSELILSDYLLDTRLPSVTRTFVGREKELQEIHEALQQEHSIFLEGIGGIGKSELAKCYAKRYGKYYSNVLYLRYHENLYRTILEMDFIDDSMEMSDDERFRNHYRFFKYLDNKSLVILDNFNSVPEEDFLFHAFLSMHFQVLVTTRSHIEEVPCYAVNEIENIGDLKQLFFAYAPDAQQEPEITEKIIEEIYRHTLTVELSAKTLKASGMSGKDFLQALRTEGLSISNPNKVILTKDNLSQKQRLYQHIQTLFQIQGLSPDALDTLRNMVLMPQNGISKILFHTWQGKSDWNITNDLIEYGWIQEDTVHNQIMLHPYLHEVLLLETAPSITKCGNLLKGIFENCILYGIDVPYYNELLNTIESIYQNIKLDDTVSATLFMDTTMAYLAKYGRMESVEQVLKLMMSMPDYGQNNRHTAICDCYAGYVEYMNGRYQKAKQHYLHGLELLEPFHPINADLISNLKNNLGQTYLALGDTQIALSAIEEAIFIRQSYGTVASHDTLVQGLSYAQLLAVNGKWREARKHLFSLIRCVKKTDGMHLFLAELYSTLAIIESKKLPEDSLNHYKKAKQALIDGYLPKNHPEIQQIEQEIQREEMLVRGLNGGKIHIIPRLPHK